A DNA window from Candidatus Hydrogenedens sp. contains the following coding sequences:
- a CDS encoding HEAT repeat domain-containing protein, translating to MHIIINTNWVIGLIVFALLVFLIVLSVVRRSKAKKKVLEALNEGGIESLISKLKDKDTNIVEAAVEALGKMKDPRAIEPLIEILNKEEEGDILVKTIDALIEIEDPKVISPLISTLNHKDIGTRWFACQIIEKLARKGIIDYQAVEPLILILKKDSKYVIKEGFPYNAAEEALKVITGQDFGEDIQKWELWWEVHKDNINRI from the coding sequence ATGCATATTATAATTAACACAAATTGGGTAATAGGGCTGATTGTATTTGCTCTTCTTGTATTTCTAATTGTTCTATCCGTGGTGCGTCGTTCAAAGGCAAAGAAAAAAGTATTAGAGGCACTAAATGAAGGTGGAATAGAATCTCTCATTAGTAAACTTAAAGATAAAGATACAAATATTGTAGAAGCCGCTGTGGAGGCATTAGGAAAAATGAAAGACCCCAGAGCCATAGAACCTCTTATAGAAATACTTAATAAGGAAGAAGAGGGTGATATTCTGGTAAAGACAATAGATGCTTTGATTGAAATAGAAGACCCCAAAGTAATATCTCCATTGATTTCCACACTTAACCATAAAGATATAGGCACTCGTTGGTTTGCTTGTCAGATAATAGAAAAATTAGCACGGAAAGGAATAATAGACTATCAGGCAGTTGAGCCTCTGATTTTGATACTTAAAAAAGATAGTAAATATGTGATAAAGGAAGGTTTCCCATATAACGCAGCGGAAGAAGCCTTGAAAGTTATCACTGGACAAGATTTTGGTGAAGACATTCAAAAATGGGAACTATGGTGGGAAGTACATAAAGATAACATAAACAGAATATAG
- the fliS gene encoding flagellar export chaperone FliS yields the protein MTPQTATVNAYKAVNINTASQGKLILMLFDGAIKRAEEAIRQIEKNNIESVHRNLIRAQEIISELRSSLKIEVGGEIARNIDRIYEYIYYLLVQGNLKKEVKPIRESIEYMKSMRETWKEAFEIYQKEEGTTTCGDIETQELRHPTGTSTFNLSI from the coding sequence ATGACACCTCAAACAGCAACTGTAAATGCTTACAAAGCGGTAAACATCAACACCGCATCACAGGGAAAGTTGATACTAATGCTTTTTGATGGTGCTATAAAAAGGGCGGAGGAAGCCATACGGCAGATAGAAAAGAACAATATTGAATCGGTGCACCGCAATTTAATCCGCGCCCAGGAAATTATTTCGGAACTTCGCAGTTCCTTGAAAATAGAGGTGGGAGGAGAAATCGCCCGGAACATTGACCGTATTTACGAATATATTTATTACCTTTTAGTGCAGGGAAATCTTAAAAAAGAAGTGAAACCTATCCGTGAAAGTATTGAATACATGAAAAGTATGCGGGAAACATGGAAAGAAGCTTTCGAGATATATCAAAAAGAAGAAGGGACAACCACATGCGGTGATATAGAAACACAAGAATTAAGACATCCCACAGGAACCTCCACTTTTAATCTAAGCATATAA